DNA sequence from the Methanolobus sp. ZRKC5 genome:
GGGGATATTTCTATCCCGTGTTAATTATTATAAGCATCATATATCTGCCATATCCAGACAATGGCTCCCAATAGGTAACCTATGAGGATGAATTGTAATATAAGACAAATAACCAGAACTACCCATATACCAATTGCCTTGAATAATTCGCCTTTAATGATCTGTCCCAGTCCCGGTATGAAAAATGATAATAGTGCCGGAATGCCGTGTTTTTGGTTGCTGCCCATAATAGTACCTTTGTGTTGGATTAATAACTGCAGTCTATAATGAATCTGGACGTATAAAAACACTTACCTGAATTTCTTTTTGCCTTAAAGATTCATGTATGTTCTATAGTGAAGAGTAAAACTTTTAATCCATGTAAACCTTAGGCAGATATAGGCGACGATATAAATGCTTACAACTAAACAATTTACTTATCTTTTTCCGATTTGCAGGTGATCTTGTTCTTTATGCTTCCTATTTTCATACCATCTATAATTATATATTTAATGAACGCTAAAGAGTTGCATAGAAAAGCAGGGAATTAGTGTGAACAATATATCCTTTTTTTCTTCCAACTTCCTTTTTATCGGAGGTTTACCTCACAATGCATAAGATTTGTACTGATATCATAATTGAAGCTCCTATTAATGAGGTCTGGGACCTCCTAACAGATTTTGAAGGTTTTGATCGCTGGAATCCATTTATCACAAGTATAAAAGGAAAACTTGAACCTGGTTCAAAGCTAGATGTTTATATGCAGCCACCTGGCATGAAAGCTATTAACTTAACTCCTGTTCTAACAAAAGTAGAGCCTGTGCATGAGTACAGGTGGATGGGCAATTTGTGGGTCAAAGGGATATTTGACGGTGAACATGTCTTTAGGATCGAAGAACTTGAAAATGATAGGACACGATTCATACAGTGTGAAAGGTTTAGAGGTATCCTTGCAAATTTCATACTACATTTTATTGGTGAAAAAACCCGAATGGGTTTTGAAAATATGAACAATAACCTGAAAAATGAATGTGAGAAATAAAAGAGAACAAGTCTCAGACAAAATTTGCCCTTGGCCTGATAACCTTGTTATCTGCATATTGTTCCATGCAGTGGGCCATCCATCCTGAAACCCTTCCGATTGCGAATATAGAAGTTGCAAGTTCAGCAGGGATGTCCAAATATTTATACACAACAGCCGAATAGAAATCTACATTAGGGTAGATTGTTTTTCCCCGAAGTTCTATGAATTCATGGTAAAGAATATGCTCTATTCTTTCTGCCATATCAAACCAGGAAGAATCACCATTTTCGATGGCCAATCTTTTGGCTACATCCTTGTATATCCTTGCTCTTGGATCATATGTCTTGTAGACACGGTGACCAAAACCCATTATCTTCTCTTTATTTTCAAGTTTTTCAAGAACGTAACTCTGTGCGTTCTCTATACTGCCAACTTCATCAAGCATATCCATCACACCCTTTCTGGCACCACCATGTAAAGGTCCTTTTAGGGTACAAAGGCCGCATATAACAGCCGAATAGAGGTCTGAGAGGGTTGATGCTGCAATTCTCAAAGCGAACGTCGAGGGGTTCAATTCATGCTCTGCACTCAGTATAAGGTCCTTTTCCATTGCTTCAGCTTCAAGTTCTGTTGGAATCTTGCCTGTGAGCATGTAAAGGAAGTTAGCACCATGGGACAGTTCCTCATTTGGTTCAATGGGTTTTTCGCCATAACTTGCACGGTGTAAAGCTGCAACAATAGTAGGGAATTTTGCAACAAGTCTTATTGATTTGTTCTTATTTGCATCAGTTGAATGATGATTATTCTCAAGATCAAAGTGAGCTGTACAGGAAATCGCAGTCCTCAAACCGTCAAGAGCCTCAATTCCGAAATCAAATTCCTTGAGTACTTCTATTTGTTTTCCATTGATATGGCGGTTTTTTTTAAGTTCCTGGGAATATTCGAATAACTCGTTTTCATTGGGGACATTTCCATTGATCAGTAAATAGGAAACTGTATCATAAGAGAGATCTACCAAATCCTCTATTTTAATCCCCCTGTACTTCAGAATTCCCTGAATACCATCAATAAAGGATATTTTGGTATCCAAAGCTATTACGCCTTCCAGGCCTTTTTTCATCTTTTCCATTTAAAAATCCCCCAATGGATCGAAGTATACGTTTTGGTAAAATATGGTCAATATTATCTTTTTGTTGTCCATATATAAAGTTTACTGGATTTATATTGTTTTTATATATTATTCAAATAAACCATTCTAATTAAATAAAAATATTAAAATTTGATAAAGGGGGAATGAACAGGTCATTCTCCCTTTATGCCGTCTCTCAGGAATTTATGAAGTATGCCGCCATTCATATAGTACTCTATTTCGATATCAGAGTTCAGGCGCACAAAGGCATCAAAGGTCTTGTCTTCACCTGTTTCGGATCTAGCGATCACTGTGACTTCACCGAACGGTTTAAGCGCATCGATACCTTTGATATCAAATGTTTCCTTTCCACTCAGTCCAAGGCTTTCAGAGGATTCTCCGTCCTTGAATTGCAGTGGCAGTACTCCCATGCCCACAAGGTTACTGCGGTGTATTCTTTCATATGACTCTGCTATTACTGCCTTTACACCAAGTAGCTGGGTACCCTTTGCAGCCCAGTCACGTGAACTTCCGGTACCATATTCCTTTCCTGCAATAACTACCAGTGGGGTTCCCTCTTCCATATACTTCATTGCAGCATCATAGATGGGCATCTCCTGTCCATCAGGCTGGTGTATGGTCCATGAACCTTCCTTGCTTTCGACAAGTTTGTTCTTAAGCCGTACATTTCCAAAAGTACCTCTCATCATAACCTCATGGTTACCACGCCTGGAGCCATATGAATTGAAAT
Encoded proteins:
- a CDS encoding SRPBCC domain-containing protein, whose amino-acid sequence is MHKICTDIIIEAPINEVWDLLTDFEGFDRWNPFITSIKGKLEPGSKLDVYMQPPGMKAINLTPVLTKVEPVHEYRWMGNLWVKGIFDGEHVFRIEELENDRTRFIQCERFRGILANFILHFIGEKTRMGFENMNNNLKNECEK
- a CDS encoding citrate/2-methylcitrate synthase, which translates into the protein MEKMKKGLEGVIALDTKISFIDGIQGILKYRGIKIEDLVDLSYDTVSYLLINGNVPNENELFEYSQELKKNRHINGKQIEVLKEFDFGIEALDGLRTAISCTAHFDLENNHHSTDANKNKSIRLVAKFPTIVAALHRASYGEKPIEPNEELSHGANFLYMLTGKIPTELEAEAMEKDLILSAEHELNPSTFALRIAASTLSDLYSAVICGLCTLKGPLHGGARKGVMDMLDEVGSIENAQSYVLEKLENKEKIMGFGHRVYKTYDPRARIYKDVAKRLAIENGDSSWFDMAERIEHILYHEFIELRGKTIYPNVDFYSAVVYKYLDIPAELATSIFAIGRVSGWMAHCMEQYADNKVIRPRANFV